In Plasmodium reichenowi strain SY57 chromosome 1, whole genome shotgun sequence, the following are encoded in one genomic region:
- a CDS encoding phosphatidate cytidylyltransferase, putative (part of same gene as PRSY57_0107700A, PRSY57_0107700B, PRSY57_0107700D.2, PRSY57_0107700D.1~gap found within coding sequence) — EPNFLVHINIFFIISIFGALFE; from the exons ttgaa CCGAACTTTTTAGtacacataaatatattttttataatatctaTATTTGGGGCCCTCTTCgaa
- a CDS encoding phosphatidate cytidylyltransferase, putative (part of same gene as PRSY57_0107700A, PRSY57_0107700B, PRSY57_0107700C, PRSY57_0107700D.2~transcript variant 1; alternatively spliced~gap found within coding sequence), with amino-acid sequence NKICNDDKLNSFNILDILNTRQKDIDKQVK; translated from the exons ataataaaatatgtaatgATGATAAGTTAAACAGTTTCAACATTTTGGACATCCTTAATACTAGACAGAAGGATATAGACAAGCAA GTAAAGT
- a CDS encoding phosphatidate cytidylyltransferase, putative (part of same gene as PRSY57_0107700A, PRSY57_0107700B, PRSY57_0107700C, PRSY57_0107700D.1~transcript variant 2; alternatively spliced~gap found within coding sequence), with amino-acid sequence NKICNDDKLNSFNILDILNTRQKDIDKQ; translated from the coding sequence ataataaaatatgtaatgATGATAAGTTAAACAGTTTCAACATTTTGGACATCCTTAATACTAGACAGAAGGATATAGACAAGCAA
- a CDS encoding hypothetical protein (conserved Plasmodium protein, unknown function), translating to MEYHKPRLPLISVLIISCALFFLIKPSEEIFQTNGLDGTEKRLAVHLINIYEETKDVESIFYENVDRVHNMFEEIKKKNNMNNNDDNSNVRKNKYDEENIDTEKASPLNPYLAASFVEMQSKGPVEEETIWRALYDTQLRRSPPTEEVHVFSSEDIKKEYNEAKMDSFISQIDMMKSEFDKNLNYMNAEMFRQKNKKKVLHDASLFDQHIKKMNNKRICKNGPLKKEYSTQILC from the coding sequence atggaATATCACAAACCAAGGTTGCCCTTGATAAGCGTCCTTATTATTTCATGTGCTTTATTCTTTCTTATCAAACCTAGTGAAGAAATATTTCAGACGAACGGACTGGACGGAACGGAAAAAAGGCTAGCTGTTCATTTGatcaatatatatgaagaaaCAAAGGATGTGGAatctattttttatgaaaatgtTGATAGAGTTCACAACATGTTTGAggaaataaagaaaaaaaataacatgaacaataatgatgataatagtaatgtaaggaaaaataaatatgatgaagaaaatatagataCCGAAAAAGCATCTCCTTTAAATCCATACTTAGCTGCAAGTTTTGTGGAGATGCAGTCGAAAGGACCTGTAGAAGAAGAAACAATTTGGAGAGCTCTTTACGACACTCAACTAAGAAGATCCCCACCGACAGAAGAGGTTCATGTTTTTTCTTCTGAGGATATAAAGaaagaatataatgaaGCTAAAATGGATTCTTTTATATCTCAAATTGATATGATGAAATCAGAGTTCGATAAAAacttaaattatatgaatgCAGAAATGTTTagacaaaaaaataaaaaaaaagtattaCATGATGCATCTTTGTTTGATCagcatataaaaaaaatgaataataaaaggaTATGTAAAAATGGACCTCTGAAAAAGGAATATTCTACTCAGATATTGTgttga
- a CDS encoding selenocysteine-specific elongation factor selB- like protein has protein sequence MININVGVLGHVDSGKTSLCKCLSEVLSTCALDKHKESKERGITIDLGFSSFYIKKKIKKNYNVNHKREVQTNLPNDQTTDQNEPFLYCKRKEKNDLHNIRYDKTNIEYNEKQNYYDYTNSKHPSNNIYFYDEEIIQICLVDCPGHHSLLKSIIMGSEITDIILLVIDVNKGIQKQTIECLVLCKIINCDIIIVLNKIDLIPLHLREKKINLMKKKIQEAFYKFKSLQSLNYHIVSISANVKGKDNKDVEGDPPNLLSDDDKKGVNNLLSDDDKKGGRNLLSDDDKKGGRNLLSDDDKKGRKNLLSDDDKKGGKNLLSDDDKKGGRNLLSDDDKKDASNLLNNHMNEWNGLNKEHITSYNKLSQNKSSSDTPLMNKTLNIKEIINVLTNIIKIPEREISTYEDFYFLYDHSFNIKGKGTVFTGTVIKGKIKINCNVTILPLNETGKVKEIQSFKKNVHEGKKGSRLSLLILNNSIKNIKKNERGVIVYENSNISYFSMFICKVKQVEFYKKDLNNLEHFICIIGFSSTECYGYFFKKIKNKYETNTSKKIKYNEISQGDDMFPTSIEDTLNVDRKFDRKGNYLLINKLCYDDTQTENNNNNNKNSNNKDHGDDNNNNDHGDDNNKNEHSGDINNNDHGDDNNKNDHGDDNNKNEHSDDINNNNHHLNDDDDDIYFLVVMKRKIHCFENEKCIFLKNDEHTNCRICLYGEIIEMLDKNCTYKKDDSFVFNKQPNIYKYEEYKDLKILKEKNKKGNIDKIIDEHTIICKNLFQSSNQVIPYIDKKIYILKSTYDQKNGNTTNGNTSNILHTGTITKPFAKQGKAIVSFDDDILYLKNDIKSYIFLLVYYKDVFSKKKVFL, from the coding sequence atgataaatattaatgtaGGTGTTTTAGGACACGTTGACTCTGGCAAAACGAGCCTCTGTAAATGCCTGAGCGAAGTTTTAAGTACATGCGCCCTAGATAAACATAAAGAAAGCAAAGAAAGAGGCATAACGATCGACCTCGGTTTTTCTTCTTTctatataaagaaaaaaataaaaaaaaattataatgtaAATCACAAGAGGGAAGTCCAAACAAATTTACCAAATGATCAAACAACTGATCAAAATGAAccctttttatattgtaaaagaaaagagaaaaatgatttacataatataagatatgataaaacaaatattgaatataatgaaaaacaaaattattatgacTATACAAATTCCAAACATCCttctaataatatatacttttatgATGAAGAAATTATTCAGATTTGTTTAGTTGATTGCCCAGGACATCATTCTCTTTTAAAAAGTATTATTATGGGTTCAGAAATTACAgatatcattttattagTTATAGATGTAAATAAAGGAATACAAAAACAAACCATCGAGTGTCTAGttttatgtaaaataattaattgtgatattattattgtctTAAATAAAATCGATCTTATACCTTTACATCtaagggaaaaaaaaattaatttaatgaagaaaaaaatacaagaagcattttataaatttaagTCTCTACAAAGCTTGAACTACCACATTGTTAGCATATCAGCAAATGTAAAAGGtaaagataataaagatGTTGAAGGGGATCCACCAAATTTATTAAGTGATGATGATAAGAAGGGTGTGAACAATTTATTAAGTGATGATGATAAGAAGGGTGGGAGAAATTTATTAAGTGATGACGATAAGAAGGGTGGGAGAAATTTACTAAGTGATGATGATAAGAAGGGTAggaaaaatttattaagtGATGATGATAAGAAGGGTGggaaaaatttattaagCGATGATGATAAGAAGGGTGGGAGAAATTTATTAAGTGATGATGATAAGAAGGATGCAtcaaatttattaaataatcatatgAACGAATGGAACGGATTAAATAAAGAACACATTACATCATATAACAAATTGTCTCAAAACAAATCATCGTCGGACACACCATTAATGAATAAAACcttaaatattaaagaaataataaatgttcttactaatattataaagataCCAGAAAGAGAAATTTCAACATATGAagatttttattttttatatgatcaTTCTTTTAACATTAAAGGGAAAGGAACAGTATTTACAGGGACAGTGATCAAAGgaaagataaaaataaattgtAATGTTACTATTTTACCATTAAATGAAACAGGGAAAGTTAAAGAAATACAaagttttaaaaaaaatgtgcATGAAGGGAAAAAAGGAAGCCGATTATctcttttaatattaaacaatagtataaaaaatataaaaaaaaatgaaagagGAGTTATAGTTTATGAGAACTcaaatatatcatatttttcaatgTTTATATGTAAAGTCAAACAAGTAGAgttttataaaaaggatCTAAATAATCTAGaacattttatttgtattattgGTTTTTCTTCAACAGAATGTTAtggatatttttttaaaaaaattaaaaacaaatatgaAACAAATACATCTAAgaagataaaatataacGAAATCTCACAAGGGGATGATATGTTCCCTACTTCAATAGAAGATACTTTAAATGTTGACAGAAAGTTTGATAGGAAAGGAAATTACTTACTTATAAATAAACTTTGTTATGATGACACACAAAcggaaaataataacaacaataataaaaatagtaataataaggatcatggtgatgataataataataatgatcatggtgatgataataataaaaatgaacatagtggtgatattaataataatgatcatggtgatgataataataaaaatgatcatggtgatgataataataaaaatgaacatagtgatgatattaataataataatcatcatcttaatgatgatgatgatgatatttattttcttgtAGTTATGAAAAGAAAGATTCACTGTTTTGAAAATGAGAAATGCATATTCCTAAAGAATGATGAACATACGAATTGTAGAATATGCCTTTATGGGGAAATTATAGAAATGCTGGATAAGAattgtacatataaaaaagacGATTCTTTCGTTTTTAATAAACAAccaaacatatataaatatgaagaatataaagatttaaaaatacttaaagaaaaaaacaaaaaaggAAACATCGATAAAATCATAGATGAACATActattatatgtaaaaatttatttcaaTCATCCAACCAGGTTATTCcatatatagataaaaaaatttatattcttaaaTCAACATATGATcaaaaaaatggaaataCAACAAATGGAAATACttctaatatattacatacTGGTACTATCACAAAACCATTTGCTAAACAAGGAAAAGCTATAGTTTCTTTTGATGACGACATTTTGTATCTTAAAAATGACATCAAGTCTTACATCTTTCTTTTGgtatattataaagatGTATTTTCTAAAAAGAAGGTATTTCTATAG
- a CDS encoding bromodomain protein, putative, whose protein sequence is DEDDNYNISRCLSIYEKKNIDFEKRKHDTHMNRIRKEEKPSNISCIRGNNKNNDKATSKGNDNNNNKVGGTQNVAEEISTTKGKLNNIKKSNNNNNNNNNKCDNNNNNKNNNCDNNNNNNFDDNINNCHDNNYDDDFIGHNIFEEKKENLKDLLKIINYNKESMNDLSDDKMEKKDHEIDNVLSNLCSDNNICSDDNICSDDNICSDDHIYSDDNICSDDHIYSDDNIYCDDNYKKNRLNEMNKKKHLSCFDKTLDDLSTIIQKNEENDLNIIIYSDDHIYSDDNICSDDHIYSDDNIYCDDNYKKNRLNEMNKKKHLSCFDKTLDDLSTIIQKNEENDLNIIKRIHEIIISEKESPQDSCTNVINKIKKERNLTTHNINISTNININTNININTNTNINTNSNDDGNGNINGNINGKINGNIKGNTTIKSNSNDNSTTKSTTKSNSKTTIGNNINSKNDKAHHNNVVKKSEKSNKKEKEEENNSDDDDDDDNDSYNSIEIEPLTHKLSENKSINNEQQIILNRSIKRRLSQILDNMKKKKIYKMINNDNDDYTNICFSSHDMKEKLIERVMINKLTKITCHENDDLHNGYENTNYYLDKINLDVIYNKLHYDLYKNEEEFHDDVFLMFQVLKKMIEETKDKNEQRNLFNLRKNELKNYEQEFYKMLISIRGTKSANKFMMDQRRHHEKEEKYFLKFFLEPEKLSHHNNEKGLPSNKNKSISNNNKNNKNNKNNKNNTNNTNNTNNTNNTNKTNNTNKTNNTNKTNKTNNTNKTNNTNKTNNTNNTNKTNNTNKTNNTNKTNNTNKTSNNSYNNNFVTEDDTCTHNKYKSSISSNMLKGLSLENHKNILKDGINKEEGDDIINIYITDEEFDLSGKGGEDTYKDNISYVDNMDTISNTILLSKPNNVNIINNNEQVHLESSINMNNSNSHTKCIYNDKCSSLISNSHDHIQNDDLFNAQKVLSPNYMTAVGNVDKRNLYVLEEMKDHIKQHLGYDNTCYDNNNNKGDIKDDIKDDIKDDIKDDKKGDNNDDDNNNQHNNNYYYNVDEKSTSKAENSNKRLLKQWEKILRDNVLKLLKNDNNSFYFKTPVLEDSNINDNIKEEYRIKIKKPMDYITISRNLSDGIYKEPIDFYYDMKLIYKNCIDFNPDTEENKYIIDAAKSSDMKFEFLWNKWKEKINNNFCDLNNNIFNETYYIEFFRKITKKKKKHSSIYTLWIDYLISNNIDIQEFSKLRNININELNKKCKPNININDIKLINYKKLNKNNLLSYIFKEEYNNIVVNTKKKSLTVSSSAFVQEHIDNHTNKYVTQMIEENDLTDLNIQLNHVDKSNYDHIKNCKDNISQLCNLYEMEKNHHLNRTHMSYEKFNLKDDTHHSDDIKHTTDHENSKKHNMDHINNYPIQEKNKKIKIVLKDSNVVNNFEQNIQHKSKEEEKKSTKMLKKRKRNKNVILFEENIFDNYLENKKSCMLKCEKNVFITDCFYYKNIFRNLHEFIDDKSIEGNDEKRSSHQNGTTCENVISNQNVHNDDNKNNDDNKNNDDNKNNDDNVNNDDNVNNDDTKNNDDNVNNDDTKHNDDNVNNNINSGDVEQNDNPNLTEENKPIYDNKENIKKLWKEKMTTLYNYDNTNCKIHVFHYSPNEDKNLFNLSSLHILLSKIKNIIYIYIYICLYEQDGNILTVQEKTKDFMNKSCSISNDDKICIHIKKNNNIQMSNIPKNVFRGFSEVYQDESSSEDEKSINEKSINEKSINEKNINVHKHGTNDQLNERYECASFNDTLKCDVEYEKNVPAYFLTYGNIINNIISKEEETHQANISQMNNENKNCNVYGKVMSHAQMERHVAKKSDYNNEKKKNEFILKDTSEVNGNTYKDYKNYDD, encoded by the coding sequence ATGATGAggatgataattataatattagtAGGTGTTTAAGcatatatgaaaaaaaaaacattgATTTTGAAAAAAGGAAGCATGATACACACATGAACAGAATAAGGAAGGAAGAGAAACCTAGTAACATCTCTTGTATTAGAGGgaataacaaaaataatgataaggCAACATCCAAGggtaatgataataataataataaggtAGGAGGTACCCAAAATGTGGCTGAAGAAATAAGTACAACGAAAGGAAAgttaaataatattaagaaaagcaataataataataataataataataataaatgtgataataataataataataaaaataataattgtgataataataataataataattttgatgataatattaataattgtCATGATAATAACTATGATGATGATTTCATTGgtcataatatatttgaggagaaaaaagaaaatctAAAAGATcttttgaaaataataaattataacaaAGAAAGTATGAATGATCTATCAGATGACAAgatggaaaaaaaagatcATGAAATAGATAATGTTTTATCTAATCTGTGTAGTGATAACAATATATGtagtgatgataatatatgtagtgatgataatatatgtagtgatgatcatatatatagtgatgataatatatgtagtgatgatcatatatatagtgatgataatatatattgtgatgataattataagaaaaacagattaaatgaaatgaacaaaaaaaagcaTTTGAGCTGTTTTGATAAAACTTTAGATGATCTATCTACAATTATTCAGAAgaatgaagaaaatgatttgaatataattatatatagtgatgatcatatatatagtgatgataatatatgtagtgatgatcatatatatagtgatgataatatatattgtgatgataattataagaaaaacagattaaatgaaatgaacaaaaaaaagcaTTTGAGCTGTTTTGATAAAACTTTAGATGATCTATCTACAATTATTCAGAAgaatgaagaaaatgatttgaatataattaaaCGAATACatgaaattataatatcaGAAAAAGAATCACCACAAGATTCTTGTACAAATGttataaacaaaattaaaaaggaAAGAAATTTAACAActcataatataaatataagcacaaatataaatataaatacaaatataaatataaatacaaatacaAACATAAACACAAACAGCAACGATGACGGCAACGGCAACATCAACGGTAACATCAACGGTAAGATCAACGGCAACATCAAAGGCAACACCACCATCAAAAGCAACAGCAACGACAACAGCACCACCAAAAGCACCACCAAAAGCAACAGCAAGACAACCATCGgtaacaatataaatagtaAGAATGATAAGGCACATCATAATAATGTTGTGAAAAAATCAGAgaaaagtaataaaaaagaaaaagaagaagaaaacaatagcgatgatgatgatgatgatgataatgatagTTATAATTCTATAGAAATAGAACCATTAACTCATAAACTTAGTGAGAATAAATCTATAAATAACGAACAacaaattattttgaaCAGAAGTATTAAAAGACGTTTATCACAAATATTAGacaatatgaaaaaaaagaaaatttacaaaatgataaataacgacaatgatgattatacaaatatttgttttaGTTCACATGATATGAAAGAGAAATTAATAGAACGTGTGATGATAAATAAGCTAACAAAAATAACATGTCATGAAAATGATGATTTACATAATGGATATGAAAATActaattattatttagataaaataaatctagatgttatatataataaattacattatgatttatataaaaatgaagaagaatTTCATGATGatgtttttttaatgtttcaagttttaaaaaaaatgattgAAGAAAcaaaagataaaaatgaacaaaGGAACCTTTTCAActtaagaaaaaatgaattaaaaaattatgaacaagaattttataaaatgttaaTATCAATTAGAGGTACCAAAAGCGCAAATAAATTTATGATGGATCAAAGACGTCATCatgaaaaagaagaaaaatattttttaaaattttttttagaaCCTGAGAAATTATCTCACCATAACAATGAAAAAGGACTTCCTtcaaacaaaaataaaagtattagtaacaataataaaaataataaaaataataaaaataataaaaataacacaAATAACACAAATAACACAAATAACACAAATAACacaaataaaacaaataacacaaataaaacaaataacacaaataaaacaaataaaacaaataacacaaataaaacaaataacacaaataaaacaaataacACAAATAACACaaacaaaacaaataacacaaacaaaacaaataacacaaacaaaacaaataaCACAAACAAAACAAGTAACAATagttataataacaattttGTAACGGAGGATGATACTTGTActcataataaatataagtCGTCCATATCATCGAACATGTTAAAAGGATTAAGTTTAGAgaatcataaaaatattctaaAAGATggaataaataaagaagaaggtgatgatattattaatatttatataacagATGAAGAATTTGATTTAAGTGGTAAAGGAGGTGAAGATACTTATAAAGATAACATATCATATGTAGATAATATGGATACTATATCAAATactattttattatctaaaccgaataatgttaatattataaataataacgAACAGGTACATTTGGAATCTTCAattaatatgaacaatTCAAACAGTCATacaaaatgtatatataatgataaatgCTCATCATTAATTTCAAATTCTCATGATCATATACAGAATGACGATCTGTTCAATGCTCAAAAGGTATTATCTCCGAATTATATGACTGCTGTTGGAAATGTTGATAAGAGgaatttatatgtattgGAAGAAATGAAGGACCATATAAAACAGCATCTGGGTTATGACAACACATgttatgataataataataataaaggtgatataaaagatgatataaaagatgatataaaagatgatataaaagatgataaaaaaggtgataataatgatgatgataataataaccaacataataataattattattataatgtgGATGAAAAAAGTACCAGCAAAGCAGAGAACTCAAATAAACGATTACTTAAACAATGGGAAAAAATTCTCAGAGATAATGTTTTAAAACTTTTAAagaatgataataattcgttttattttaaaacaCCTGTCTTAGAAGAtagtaatattaatgataatataaaagaagagtacagaataaaaattaagaaaCCTATGGATTATATTACCATATCTAGGAATTTATCAGatggtatatataaagaacctattgatttttattatgatatgaaattaatttataaaaattgtataGATTTTAATCCTGACAcagaagaaaataaatatattatcgATGCTGCTAAAAGTAGCGATATGAAATTTGAATTTTTATGGAATAAATGGAAagagaaaataaataataatttttgtgatctaaataataatatatttaatgaaaCCTATTACATAGAATTTTTTAGAAAAattaccaaaaaaaaaaaaaaacatagTTCTATTTATACATTATGGATAGATTATCTtattagtaataatatagatatacaagaattttctaaattaagaaatattaatattaatgaattaaataaaaaatgtaaacctaatataaatattaatgatataaaattaataaattataaaaaattaaataaaaataatctGTTATCCTATATATTCAAGGAAGAATATAACAACATAGTTgttaatacaaaaaaaaaatcattaACTGTATCATCTAGTGCATTTGTGCAAGAACATATAGATAAtcatacaaataaatatgtaacACAAATGattgaagaaaatgattTAACAGACTTAAATATACAATTGAATCATGTAGATAAATCCAATTATGATCATATCAAAAATTGTAAAGATAATATTAGTCAATTGTGTAACTTATATGAGATGGAAAAAAATCATCATTTAAACCGAACACATATGtcatatgaaaaatttaatttaaaagatgACACACATCATAGTGACGACATAAAACATACAACAGATCACGAGAATTcaaaaaaacataatatggatcatattaataattatcctatacaagaaaaaaataagaaaataaaaattgtttTAAAAGATTCAAATGTCGTAAACAATTTTgaacaaaatatacaaCACAAGAGCAAAgaggaagaaaaaaaatctaCCAAAATGttaaagaaaagaaaacgaaataaaaatgtaattctttttgaagaaaatatttttgataattatttagaaaataaaaagagCTGTATGCTGAAGTGTGAGAAAAATGTCTTTATAACCGActgtttttattataaaaatatttttagaAACCTGCACGAGTTTATTGATGATAAATCGATTGAGGGGAATGATGAAAAAAGGAGTTCTCATCAAAATGGTACAACTTGTGAAAATGTGATAAGTAATCAAAACGTGcataatgatgataataaaaataatgatgataataaaaataatgatgataataaaaataatgatgataatgtaaacaatgatgataatgtaAACAATGATGATACTAAAAATAATGACGATAATGTAAACAATGATGATACTAAACATAATGACGataatgtgaataataatataaactCTGGTGATGTGgaacaaaatgataatCCTAACCTAACCGAAGAAAACAAACCTATTTAcgataataaagaaaatattaaaaaattatggaaagaaaaaatgaccacactttataattatgataatacaAATTGTAAAATACACGTATTTCATTATTCACCaaatgaagataaaaatCTGTTTAACTTATCATcattacatattttattatctaaaataaaaaatataatatatatatatatttatatatgtttgtatGAACAAGATGGAAATATTCTGACTGTTCAggaaaaaacaaaagatTTTATGAACAAGTCATGCAGTATTTcaaatgatgataaaatatgtatacatataaaaaaaaataataatattcaaatGAGCAATATACCAAAAAATGTGTTTAGGGGTTTTTCGGAAGTTTATCAGGACGAAAGTTCATCAGAAGATGAAAAGAgtataaatgaaaagagtataaatgaaaagagtataaatgaaaagaatataaatgtaCATAAACATGGAACAAATGATCAATTAAACGAAAGGTATGAATGTGCTTCTTTCAACGATACCTTAAAATGCGACGTGGAGTATGAAAAGAACGTCCCCGCATACTTTTTAACTTAtggaaatattattaataatataatttctaAGGAAGAGGAGACACATCAAGCTAATATTTCTCAAATGAACAATGAAAATAAGAATTGTAATGTTTATGGTAAGGTTATGTCTCATGCTCAAATGGAAAGGCATGTAGCGAAAAAAAgtgattataataatgagaagaaaaaaaacgAATTTATATTGAAGGATACCAGTGAGGTTAATGGTAATACTTATAAGGactataaaaattatgatgata